The genome window AGAGACAGCAGCTCAGTCAGGAGATTAGGTTCCCTGTGAGCAGGGAAACCAGCGCTGGCAGGTCCAAAAGTAGAGGGACTCTAAATCAGGGGGACAGGCAGGTGTGTAACAGCACAGCCACCACATCTTCATCTTGGAAACACCTTTCGGTTATGGTGGGATTCCTCTCACGTGCACTTAGCGGCCAAAAACTGAGGTGTATAGTCCATGGTAGCAGGCTAGGCTCCTTTTGTAGCCAATAGAGAGAAGGGTTCATGTTCTTCCCAGATCCCATCCTACACCATCCCAAGGGATCTATGGATGGGTATAAGTACAGCTGTGCAGGTTACAGGGGCAAGTCCATTCTACCTGCATTTCTCAACACCAGGACATGAAATTGCCATCGGTCACAGTGAGAGCAGAAACAGAGACAGCATCTGCTAAAAGCTACCTGGGCATGAACAGCAACGTACAGACATTTCAGTGCTGCGGATTTCAATATTGTGACTGACAATGGAAAAAATTCTTACAATTAAAAAGGATATTATTATGACAAAGCTTTATAAGATACAGAGAGGTATAGCGAACAGTGAACTAAAATTGAGTTGAGAGTCAATCCGCAGGAAAACCTGGAAACTACTGAAATCCTGTCTGTGGTCATGATTCAAAGCAGTTCATCCATTTCTTTCTGGGAAAGCATTTCTGTGACGCTAATAAATGTCCTATTTTCTGATGGTATCCTTTCTTTTACTCCCAAAATGACagacagctgaagaaaatgaCAGTGGAACAGTATCAAAGGTTGTTCAGATTGAATCTAACGCTATCTAGCAGGCAGTGGAATAAATacgaaaggcagcagcagcatttaagCCAGGCTGAACAAAGCAGAGAAGTATGTGCCCctgtgtttgtttgggggggttgttattttttttcgcGGGGGGGGGCCTTTCCAGTTCTGTCTCCCCCAGCGCGACCCGCAGCCTGCAGCTGCGATTCCTCACTGCAGGGAAGGACAGTGGCTCCGAGGAGAGCCAGTAAATCCCATATGGATCATGCCTGGATCTCCAGCACCCCACAGAGGCGTGCGGATCCAGGAAGGGAGACGCTTGGGGCCAGCTCTGCTGCGGCTCAGTAGATGATTCCTTCTGGTTCCAGCAGCAAGTACTTCTTCATGGACGGGGGGATGGAGAGCAAAGGGACTCCTCGGTGGCACCTTTCTGACAGTATCGCCCGAATAGCACATCTGCATAAATGCATGAGCGACCGCGGTGAATTGCTGCACACGGTGAACAACGAGTCATAGAAAACCTGGTGccgctgtaaaaaaaaaaacaaccacaagtGTGTTTTAGGGCAATAAGgctgtttcccttccctccttttcccctgcCCACAATGCAGAACAAGGTAAAAAGCAGCGACAGCCATCCTGGGAGGCACATCAAGCACCAGGGGCTTGGTTTAGCCAAACACCTGCATGAAATTCTTACGCTTGCCTCAAATATTTAGTGTTAAGAAGATTAAAGATCACGAGGAAATCTTTCGGCTTGGTATGTCTTATATCCATCGGTTTGAGGTGGGGGGTTCCTCCATGGTGTTAATGCTGATCCAGCCCAGGGTCAGTGCACGTGGGCGAGTTCATCCCCTAAACCTCAGCGTGGGGCAGAACGATGCCAGCGTCACCCGCCAGCTCCCCGCGGCAAACTACCTTTGGTCTTACCCGTCGCCCTGGTGGCCTTCGGGAATAAATACATTTGCATCCccacgagaaaaaaaaaaagtgcagatgCTTACAAATGATTTCGAAATAAAAGAAGCAAATGTGTGCGCCTACGTGTGACTTGACCTTATTTTATAGTCTTGCTACTTGACAGATCTGGTTGCACATATTTTCAGGTGCACTTTATGTATGGAAAAGTATGGATTTCTGTCAACAAAAATTTTTGTTCGATTTCATGTCAAATTCAGCAAATAGCTTtggcaacaaaaatgaaaatctcaagaaaaaaaatagagcaacAACTGTGGATTTTTCCAAATTAGAATTGGAAgaaatttattattataataataaatcagAAAGCAAGATTATTATATTTCCCCAGAagattaattattattattagaaatattatttctaacagaaaataataataataaaaaattactattattattattattattattattattattattaatgtgaaAAACTAcctttaacttttaattttttgttcacccaaaatgatttcttttaatttttactgaacAAATCTGACCCCAAAAAAGTCTCACAGTTCCTCAGGCTGTATAACTCTGCGTTATAATAAGGATGGAGTTACCTAAATATCACCGATAATGTATAGCACATATTGATGCACTTAATTTCAGCACTGATTTGAAGATTTTGAAAAAGCCCGGGATTAAGAAAAAACTAGGTTTAAACTGGAATATTGGGACTATGAGGATTTCTGAATTAAAGGGATAATCATGTCAAAGCATGTAGTTTGCCCCACAGTTTTGCCTTTTGACAACAACTTCTTCACTTCGatctcttatttttaatttaaattgtccCTTGTATTTGCAGCTAACCAGTCCTGCTCACAGAAACCCAACCTGTGCGGCAGAACCTAAAGATACATAGTCATACCCGTGTAACATGgtacttttaaaacatttgctgactttaataaaatataaatacacatattgACAGATCCGAAGAAGCATCAATGACAGCCAGAATCTTTGCACTTGCTGAGTGCAGGgacagctgagctgcagcagccctgACAGGGAGTGCTCCAAAGGATAATGTTGCAATGAATATTTCTCAAAAATACGTCTTTTGTCAGTGAGGGATATGCTTTTGTCAAGGGTGTGATATTAAACGGGGAAGTCCCAAATCTTGAGATGTTCTCCTTTTTCAAAGGCGTTCTCACTTTTCTGTGGCCGGGTATGGAGGATGCACATAATGAGCTGGGATTTTACTCAGCTACAACTCATTAAGAGCTTACCTCAAAGACGTCGTCAGGTATGGCCGCTTTCCACTTGGATGTTGATTTGATGTGTTCGTAGGTGTTGATGACAATCTCCACAGCTCTGGGGTGGGAATGACAGGCTTGTAGCACCTGCAGGCAGGATGCACAGAGGTCATGAGTACCACCGAGCTGCTGGGGCTAGCCTGGGTGCTTGGCACGGTGCAGCGGCATTCTGAGACGGACACAGCCAAAGAATTACAAGAGGATAAGGTTGGAGCTGTAAAAGACACAAGCTATGTCTACGGTGCTCAGTGCATCCTGCAGCAAGAAACCCCAGGCTAGCCCCCAGTGGAGGTGTGCACACCCCAGTTTAACTCCGTACAGAAATACTGCCTTAGACCTCCAGATGGGGGCAGGTGATGAGGGTAGCTTATCACCTGAATCTGGAGATAACTTGTTCATAACTAGGTTGAGTGACTCGACACCAGGCAAAGCCATGCACAAACTCCTCGCTCTAGGTCATGCAGCGCAGGAATGGAAAAAATCCCATCATATCAGTCAAAAATGCATTGCTAATTTAAAGAAAGACTGGGAGACAACACAGCTCAGAAGTAAGACTTTCAAGCCAGGCAAGGCCCCTGAAAAAACTGCTCTGACCAGTAACTTTGgctcagtagaaaaaaaaaccccaaatctacTGTCACTCGCATGTGTGGAATAACAGTTGACGTTCACACCATATGATGCACAGTTCTGTCCCACACAGTAGCCAGGcttgcaaaacaaaactgcagcACATGCCTCTGGGATAAATATCATCCTACGTATTTTGCCGACGGCAAATGATGGTTTGGAAGGGACACCCGCTCCATGCAACAGTAGAGAGGGGGAGGCAGGAAGAGGAGACCTCAGACCTGGCTCTCAAACATGCTGTAGGAACCTAAGTGTTGTTCTGTTACAGACAGGGCCAGCTCATCCTGGGCTCAAGAGGGCATAACCAAAAGTTTGGCATTTTATTCAAAGTCTTCTGGTTGCTTGGCTAGTTAAAACTTTACATATACAGTGGAGGAGCTGCAAAATGTTGCTCAGGGCACTGGATGAGAGAGAATGAGTCCTGATTACAGAGAGCTTATTAGTTGCCTGATATAAGAAGTCTGTCGGCTACTTCTGTCAGTGCCTTGGGCTTTGCAGACGTTTAGAAATACTTTGGGAGGGATcctgcaattatttttctttttttttttttcctcttttttttcatcaACTGTGAGCCCAGGCCCAGCATTTCCCCTTAATTTATCACATTTCCTGGGGATGAGCCTAAGTTTTACTGAGATCCATTTCGTTTTGAATAGATTTGAATAGATTTTTAAAGGCCAGAAGCGACAAACTGAATCAACTGCTCTGATCTCCAGTCTTTGATACAGGCCATGAAATACTCATTTTGTATAACCCAGGTAAGCCTGTGTGGAGCCAGGTTTGAAAAAGAGATGTAGGTTTTCTGAAGTAAGAAAGCGAATCAGCTCTGAAAAATTAGGCTTGAACCAGCATTTAGAGTTCGGGGTTTCAGGTTGGTTAAGAACAAAAACGGGATCTGGGTCTGGCTTCTGGCGTTAGCAACCGTAACTTCACTTCAGTTAAATGATACCACTCTTACAACAGGTTGTCTCACAAGGTTTGGGGCACTCTGGGCCTACAGTTTACAAGACCCTAGCAAATCCAGATACCACCAAACCCTGAAGTTTGGATCTCTCATCCCATCCCTGTTCAAGGCATCACCTCTCTCCATATCCCTACTGTACAAAGCCATCATTAACCTTGTGGAACTGCAGAGGATATATCCTAGCTGCTCCATGATTCAGCAGCAGCTGGTAGCAGATGTCAGGCTGGGCAGCTGGCCGCACAGATGTCACTTTTATGATATACTGTAAGGGTGCACAGCCATTGACATCCATGATGTTTGcttctgctcctgcctccagcagcataTGTAGCAGGACATGGTCGCAGTTCCAGGCAGCTTTGTGGAGCGGTGATTTGAAATCCTCATCACGAGTGTTCACGTCAGCTTTATAGTCTAAGAGCATCCGACAGATGAGATGGTGATCCTGGCTGTAGATCTGATCCTTATAGTGAAGGGCCCAATAGGCTGCACAGGCCAGGGGAGTCTCCATGTAGGCGTTGAGAGCATCAATGTGCGCTCCTTGCTCCACATAAAAGGCCACGAGCTCCGGGATACCCAAACGCGCAGCAGCGTGCAGAGGAGTCTCCTCAtcttggttgtttgtttttatgttcaCATTTGCTCCTGCCAAAGAAAGGCGATGGgagaaaatgaagacatttgGGAGAAATGAGAATGACCTGGTTCAGCCATCTCCCTGCTTGAGCCCTGCTActcaaggaaaaggagagagtggGCAACTGGCTTGAAATATGCACGTGGAAATGCAAATAGCTAGGGACATGGATTCTGCATTTCTTAAGCCTCCAGGAAACCTTTTGAAACTTCACATTCTTGGATCCAGGTTCAGATGCAACCGCTTGACCCTAAGCTGACAGAAGGCCTTATCTGAACACTCGATTTTGGAGCAGCATGCAGGTCCAAATCTCTGGGTAAAAGGCTTTTGCCTATAAATtaagaactgaaggaaaaaggagagctTTACTCCTGCTCTGGAGAACGGCACTGCCCAAACCTATACCCTGGGAAcgctccctgcagcaccccattAACTGCGAGCCTGGGAGAAAGGACATTTTACGACAGACCCATAgatgatattaaaaagaaaacgaCAACAAACCATAGCCAAAGTCCCCAGCTGAGGGTCTGCATCCTGTTTTCGAGCTGTTAAGGGGACGGGTACGACTGCTGCTGTTGTgccgagcggcggcggcagctgaAGCAACAGCACCATCTACTGAGGAGCGAAGCGGGGACccggctcccccccagcccttccccatcGCTTGCAGGCTGCAGCCCGACCTGCCGGCTGCCTTCCCGCTTTTCCAGCTCGAAGGAAATGCAAATGCCTGCAGGAATAACGCTGAAGGCTGCTCGTGAGAAAAGAGGGAAGGTTGGCAAGACCCAGAGCAAAGCAGAACCCTGAAAGGGCAGCAGGATGGAGGGGCAAGGGGGCTGCTTCCAGAGATGGAAGGGTGCTGATGTCGACGACCACAGGGTGGACAAGGGCCCCTTGAACCTGGGGACTTGCCCAACTGTCAATGAATTACTCATGCAAGACCCGGTGGTCACCCCTCTTCTCTCTAGACTCTTCCCTTACGTGGCCAAACTTACGCTAAGACTGAGGTGTAAGGACTGGGAGGCAGGAAGAGGAGTCAAAAATTACCTCTGGGCTGGAAAACCTGAGTGCTAATGCCATTAAGCTGTGCTGATTGTTAATCATGTTAGATGTCCACGACAGCATCAGCAATCTAAGTTTGGAGGTGGTAAAGGGACATGGGATCAGTTTTGCTTGGCTGGCAGGTTGCCCAAACCAGAAGTGGTTAAACTGCGTTTACCTGAATTGACCCAGTGTGACACCTTGGAGTGGAGATGGCAGGGTGGGAGACACGTCTTGGAAACTTTGGTGCAGGGACATTAACCAAATCCCTGGTTTCGGCTGCTGGGTGGTGCTGCTATGTGTATGTACACACCTGCCACATTCTGCTCCAGACCTTTCCCATTTTGTTTGGAGTCTCGAGGTCTAGCTCATATGGAGAATGGAGTTTACCGAGTGCTTTGGGACGAAGAGTGACTTGTAAAGTATTATTATTCTGTTGCTGGTGGGTGAGTGGAGAAAGCCTACAGAATACATCCTTTCATTTGCATTCATCCTGTGCAACATTTTATAAGACTACGTTTGACTTTTAAGCTTTTCCATGGTAGCGAATTCAGCTCCTGCTGTCAGGactgtttgctttgggcaggatACAACTGGcagcatttctttcatttattttcctttcaactcaacaaaataatatatattttccagCAGAAGAAAAGCGATGTGGTTATTCATTTGGGACTGCAGATTGCCTTGCCCACAAAGCATACTTGGGCTCTGCATCTCAAGGAAAGCCTTCAATAACAACACACgtagcaaaaaaaaccaaccccaaagcaTTTGTATTTGCCACGGCACAGTGTGCTAAATAGGAGAATCTGTCTGTTTGCAACTTAAGACTTGCACTGCCTGACTTTGCTGTACCTTTTATGCCTGTCTTTTCCTGCGTCCTGAGTCAACATCCATGTGTTAAGGAAATAATGTGTGACACCAATATATTCATCCAGGAATTACATCTATTCATAGCTTCATTTCTTACAGATGACCAGCAGCATAATGTATGttactttgtggaaaaaaaaaaaatataggagcATTTTCCCCGCAATCCCTACATAGATGCCTGAGTTTGGCTGCTGAAAAATGAAGAGATGGTATGAAAAACTGCACCCAGTTTTTCAAGGCCAGGTCTTAAAATACAAGTGGTTGGAAGAATTTTATGAGACCAAGAAAATTTGaacaagaaagaagaggagggggGCAAACTTTTACGGGAAAACGTGTCAATAGTAAACTTAGATGAAGAAGACATAAAAGAAATAGAGAAGTAGAAACCCCCTGATTCAGAGGAGTTCTTCTGCGGAGGGAGTGACTGGGCAGCGGCTGGAGGCACTGAAATGGGAAACAATCCTGGATTAAGGGACGGTGgccagggagagggaaggacaGACAGGGTGAAGAACCAGAAGGGGAAAAACTTCATCTGAtcaaagagatggggaaaagatGTCTGAGATGAAGACATGGGTCAGCTTGGGTGGAAAGGAGAAATACACGTGTACTTTGACAAATTGCCTCCTAAGAGAAGCCAGAGACCATGCCCACTGTCTCTAGGGATGCCACGAGAGACTCGCCAGAGCTCTACCTTACCTCTCCAAACCAGTTGCTGGGCACAAGGCATGGAGGTTCGTGTTGTGCAGAAGTGCAAGGGCGCCTGCCCACTCATGGAAAAGCAGTTCAGCTTAGCTCCGTGGTTGCAAAGGATCTTGAGACACTCAACATTTGCCGTTTCACAAGCTATGTGGATTGCAGCTTTTCCGTTGGGACGGCAGTTGATTGTAGCTTTGTGATTGAGCAGGACCAAAAGACTCTCCAGATGTCCATACATGACAGCTAGATGAAGTCCAGTTGCCCaggatatttttaatttgtagCTAGGCAGCCAGTACCCTATACAAAGTGAAAACACGTTACCATC of Rissa tridactyla isolate bRisTri1 chromosome 2, bRisTri1.patW.cur.20221130, whole genome shotgun sequence contains these proteins:
- the ASB4 gene encoding ankyrin repeat and SOCS box protein 4 codes for the protein MQLCYRDLSVPLFTAQIRWEMDLEETYKEGENTEGRMTRVGAAKLVKKAFLEALKSNDFETLEELLSQKKIDVDTVFEVEDENLVLASYKQGYWLPSYKLKISWATGLHLAVMYGHLESLLVLLNHKATINCRPNGKAAIHIACETANVECLKILCNHGAKLNCFSMSGQAPLHFCTTRTSMPCAQQLVWRGANVNIKTNNQDEETPLHAAARLGIPELVAFYVEQGAHIDALNAYMETPLACAAYWALHYKDQIYSQDHHLICRMLLDYKADVNTRDEDFKSPLHKAAWNCDHVLLHMLLEAGAEANIMDVNGCAPLQYIIKVTSVRPAAQPDICYQLLLNHGAARIYPLQFHKVLQACHSHPRAVEIVINTYEHIKSTSKWKAAIPDDVFERHQVFYDSLFTVCSNSPRSLMHLCRCAIRAILSERCHRGVPLLSIPPSMKKYLLLEPEGIIY